A region from the Tahibacter amnicola genome encodes:
- a CDS encoding MBL fold metallo-hydrolase codes for MSDAPLYLKPSVQMEPLFNSWYAWGMLVSPATSAMITANLHVRVLESYLQFPDLHRRAVADQAMKGGMFMDYDGDIAPVQALLDRTREHLAGKLAFAAAVKQLNELLATKTDGQSLAGLYESVPQPLKGYVELVYDLHNRPGFRLVEGMLYDSPNYDESLQSVRFSDIACDDRPFVLSSPRFASADDVDLHLPFRSPLVDALAALRTRPTSRGQVVQWLVEAGANEAQQQRFLSLLTDVAPPLDPQRHYSGDGIRVRYFGHATVLVQYAGLSILIDPAVSTASETGLDRYSFYDLPDAIDYVLLTHNHQDHVMLETLLQLRHKIGCVVVPRSASGPLQDPSLRLMLRTIGFANVIELDEFETLTAGAGEIIGLPFFGEHADLDIRSKLAYGIRSAGRGLVFLADSNALEPRCYAHIRRRVGDVDALFIGLECDGAPLSWLYGPLYTRPVQRAVDQSRRLNSSHSESAMQIIDRLAPEAVYVYAMGLEPWLGYISSISYSDDSRPIVESDRVLEQCRARQLPAERLYLKKEFVLSTVVREEI; via the coding sequence GTGTCCGATGCCCCCCTGTACCTGAAGCCCTCCGTCCAGATGGAACCGCTGTTCAACAGCTGGTATGCATGGGGCATGCTCGTATCGCCGGCGACCTCGGCGATGATCACGGCCAATCTGCATGTACGGGTGCTGGAGTCATACCTGCAATTCCCGGATCTGCACCGTCGCGCGGTGGCGGACCAGGCCATGAAGGGCGGCATGTTCATGGACTATGACGGCGACATCGCGCCCGTGCAGGCGTTGCTCGACCGCACACGCGAGCACCTGGCTGGCAAGCTGGCTTTTGCTGCCGCGGTCAAGCAGCTCAACGAACTGCTCGCAACCAAGACAGATGGCCAGTCGCTGGCCGGCTTGTACGAAAGCGTTCCTCAGCCGCTCAAGGGCTATGTCGAGCTCGTCTATGACCTGCACAACCGGCCCGGTTTTCGCCTGGTGGAGGGCATGTTGTACGACAGTCCGAACTACGATGAATCGCTGCAGTCGGTGCGATTTTCTGATATCGCCTGCGACGACCGTCCGTTCGTGCTGAGCAGTCCGCGTTTCGCGAGCGCGGACGATGTCGATCTTCACCTGCCGTTCCGCTCGCCGCTCGTGGACGCGCTGGCGGCGCTGCGTACCCGGCCGACGTCACGCGGGCAGGTCGTCCAGTGGCTGGTGGAAGCGGGCGCGAACGAGGCCCAGCAGCAACGCTTTCTCTCCCTGCTGACAGACGTTGCGCCACCGCTGGATCCCCAGCGCCACTACAGCGGCGATGGCATCCGCGTGCGCTACTTCGGGCATGCAACCGTGCTGGTGCAGTACGCCGGGTTGTCGATCCTGATCGATCCGGCGGTCAGCACGGCGTCCGAAACGGGACTGGACCGTTACAGCTTCTACGACCTTCCCGATGCCATCGATTACGTCCTGCTGACCCACAATCACCAGGATCACGTCATGCTGGAAACCTTGCTCCAGCTGCGCCACAAGATCGGCTGTGTCGTCGTGCCGCGCTCGGCGTCGGGGCCGTTGCAGGATCCTTCCCTGCGGCTGATGTTGCGGACGATCGGGTTTGCGAATGTCATCGAACTGGACGAATTCGAGACGCTGACGGCGGGCGCGGGCGAGATCATCGGCTTGCCCTTCTTCGGTGAGCATGCGGATCTGGATATCCGTTCCAAGCTGGCCTACGGCATTCGAAGCGCGGGCCGCGGGCTGGTATTCCTGGCCGATTCCAATGCGCTGGAACCGCGCTGCTACGCGCACATCCGGCGGCGCGTGGGCGACGTTGATGCGCTCTTTATCGGGCTGGAATGCGATGGCGCGCCGCTGTCGTGGCTTTATGGGCCGCTCTACACCAGGCCCGTCCAGCGCGCGGTCGACCAGTCACGCCGGCTCAATTCCTCGCACAGCGAATCGGCCATGCAGATCATCGACCGCCTGGCGCCGGAGGCGGTGTACGTGTATGCGATGGGCCTGGAACCCTGGCTCGGGTACATCTCCAGCATTTCCTACAGCGACGACTCGCGCCCGATTGTGGAATCCGACCGCGTTCTGGAACAGTGTCGCGCGCGTCAGCTGCCCGCAGAACGGCTGTATCTGAAGAAGGAGTTCGTCCTCAGCACTGTCGTGCGCGAAGAAATCTGA
- a CDS encoding amino acid adenylation domain-containing protein, translating to MHSTLPLADFLHDLRLRQIRLSEEGGELRIEAPRGAVLADDVAGLRRRKAELLESLRSRHTIGDNVVAAFDRIVAAQGDALALAGTQGSLTYSELGARSDQIAGALAQRLAGREIRIGLCLPRGIERIACMLGILKSGAVYVALDDAWPAERLVQLSRAGDIEVLVTDLATCESVSDQGISIPTLSVADLVAQGDAVRPVLPLHPCQLAYVVFTSGSTGVPKGVMIDHGALASLVAWHCAEYLTQVGPVRASHVAGLAFDAHVWELFPYLCRGASVHLPGEAERRDPRALARWMDAERITHAFLPTPLAEAVMQLGTSFGQTLQVLLTGGDVLRSGVAESARYRVYNHYGPSEVTVVSTGCPVDPGVAVPPIGFPIAGVTAAVVDPQGAPVPAGTVGELYLGGASLARGYLNNPRETAQTFLPDPAAHGQRRYRSGDLVQLRPDGQLRFVARNDAQVKIRGIRIEPAEIERRIAAYPGIEAVAVVKHDDREDCLAAYCVIGAGANPDGGFVADWSALYDATYARSATTAPGANFVGWLSSFDGLPIAPAHMEEWACETTARIRALGPRNVYEVGVGTGILLHRLLPDVQHYSGCDISQQAIAAIQGVLGDAVGPVHLTQVAADAAPIGAEGPCDTVVMNSVSQYFPDEHYFDAVLTHMADRVDRDGALFVGDVRDLTLARAFHAAVATAKAKPLDTPAQRRAAAESALVRENELLASPAFFHRWARRRGGHWQVLILPKCTEAPTEMTRFRYDVVLTARDEAMLADGQVFHADAGADIDAAQSLVDEALQYPAIGALIEGIPLRYVVADIDLADALWSDQAPAILRQGLSPARILRQFEQSGWRARVVANGQRAGCFALQATRSAAWPALPDVVVPEGPLCNTPARTTQREQIVSDLRAQLRRDLPEYMVPSCVIPLAELPLTANGKIDRRALAARPLPVRDADTGPLTPLERLIAGWWSEALNVSGIGRSDSFFDLGGHSLLAIQMVGKVGVQTGIEIPVHLVLESPILSDFALRLTEWIGGEAVVQEVLALLVAGEQQNAVAEPA from the coding sequence ATGCATTCCACCCTGCCGCTCGCTGATTTCCTGCACGACCTGCGCCTGCGCCAGATCCGCCTCAGTGAAGAGGGCGGCGAACTGCGTATCGAGGCACCGCGCGGCGCGGTACTGGCCGACGATGTGGCGGGCCTGCGCCGGCGCAAGGCGGAACTGCTGGAAAGCCTCCGGTCACGCCACACCATCGGCGACAACGTCGTGGCGGCCTTTGATCGCATCGTGGCGGCTCAGGGCGATGCACTCGCGCTCGCCGGTACGCAGGGTTCGCTGACCTATTCCGAGCTGGGCGCGCGCAGTGACCAGATTGCAGGCGCGCTCGCCCAGCGTCTGGCGGGCCGCGAAATTCGCATCGGTCTATGCCTGCCGCGGGGCATCGAGCGCATTGCCTGCATGCTGGGCATTCTCAAGAGCGGCGCGGTCTACGTGGCCCTGGACGACGCCTGGCCGGCCGAACGGCTGGTGCAGCTTTCCCGGGCCGGCGACATCGAGGTGCTTGTCACGGATCTGGCGACCTGTGAGTCCGTGTCGGACCAGGGGATTTCAATTCCCACCCTGAGCGTTGCCGATCTTGTCGCGCAGGGCGATGCCGTGCGGCCGGTGCTGCCGCTGCATCCGTGCCAGCTGGCCTACGTGGTGTTCACTTCCGGCAGCACCGGCGTGCCAAAGGGGGTCATGATCGATCACGGCGCGCTGGCATCGCTGGTGGCCTGGCACTGTGCCGAATACCTCACCCAGGTCGGCCCTGTGCGGGCCTCGCACGTGGCCGGGCTGGCATTTGACGCGCACGTGTGGGAGTTGTTTCCATACCTGTGCCGCGGCGCCAGCGTGCACCTGCCAGGTGAGGCGGAACGCCGCGACCCGCGCGCCCTGGCGCGCTGGATGGACGCTGAGCGCATCACCCACGCGTTCCTGCCGACGCCGCTGGCCGAAGCGGTCATGCAGCTGGGGACATCCTTCGGCCAGACCCTCCAGGTGCTGCTGACCGGCGGTGATGTGTTGCGATCCGGTGTGGCTGAATCTGCGCGGTACCGTGTCTACAACCACTACGGCCCGAGCGAAGTGACGGTCGTCTCGACGGGCTGTCCGGTGGATCCGGGTGTAGCGGTGCCGCCAATTGGATTTCCCATTGCCGGTGTCACCGCGGCCGTGGTCGACCCGCAGGGTGCACCCGTTCCCGCGGGAACGGTCGGTGAGTTGTACCTGGGTGGCGCGTCGCTCGCCCGCGGTTATCTCAACAATCCGCGTGAGACGGCGCAGACATTCCTGCCTGACCCGGCCGCGCACGGACAGCGCCGTTATCGCTCCGGCGATCTGGTGCAGCTACGCCCGGATGGGCAGCTGCGATTCGTGGCACGCAACGACGCGCAGGTGAAAATTCGCGGCATTCGCATTGAACCGGCGGAGATCGAACGCCGGATCGCCGCGTATCCCGGCATCGAGGCGGTCGCGGTGGTCAAGCACGACGATCGCGAGGATTGTCTTGCGGCTTACTGCGTGATCGGCGCCGGTGCCAATCCCGACGGTGGTTTCGTCGCGGATTGGTCCGCGCTCTACGATGCCACCTATGCACGATCCGCGACGACCGCGCCCGGTGCCAACTTCGTGGGCTGGCTGAGCAGCTTCGACGGCTTGCCGATTGCGCCGGCGCACATGGAAGAGTGGGCCTGCGAAACGACAGCGCGTATCCGTGCGCTCGGGCCGCGGAACGTGTACGAGGTCGGCGTCGGCACCGGCATCCTGCTGCACCGCCTGCTACCCGACGTGCAGCATTACAGCGGGTGCGATATTTCGCAGCAGGCTATCGCGGCGATCCAGGGTGTGCTCGGTGACGCCGTGGGGCCGGTACACCTGACCCAGGTGGCGGCCGATGCTGCGCCGATCGGGGCAGAGGGCCCCTGCGATACCGTGGTGATGAACTCGGTCAGCCAGTACTTTCCCGACGAACACTATTTCGACGCCGTGCTGACGCACATGGCCGATCGTGTTGACCGTGATGGCGCTCTGTTTGTCGGCGACGTGCGTGACCTGACCCTGGCGCGCGCCTTCCACGCGGCAGTGGCGACGGCGAAGGCCAAGCCCCTCGACACGCCCGCGCAACGGCGTGCGGCAGCGGAATCGGCCCTGGTGCGCGAAAACGAATTGCTGGCGTCGCCGGCCTTCTTCCACCGCTGGGCCCGGCGTCGCGGCGGGCATTGGCAGGTGCTGATTCTGCCCAAATGCACCGAGGCGCCGACGGAGATGACGCGCTTCCGCTACGACGTGGTCCTGACCGCGCGTGACGAGGCGATGTTGGCCGACGGCCAGGTATTTCATGCGGACGCGGGCGCGGACATCGACGCGGCGCAATCCCTGGTGGATGAAGCGCTGCAGTATCCGGCCATCGGTGCGCTGATTGAAGGCATTCCACTGCGCTACGTCGTCGCCGACATCGATCTGGCCGATGCGCTCTGGTCAGACCAGGCTCCCGCGATACTGCGCCAGGGCCTGTCGCCAGCACGCATTCTGCGTCAATTCGAACAGTCCGGCTGGCGCGCGCGGGTCGTCGCCAACGGCCAGCGGGCAGGGTGTTTCGCACTGCAGGCGACCCGTTCGGCCGCGTGGCCGGCCCTGCCCGACGTGGTGGTCCCCGAAGGTCCGCTCTGCAATACGCCGGCACGCACCACGCAGCGCGAACAGATCGTGTCGGACTTGCGCGCCCAGTTGCGCCGGGACCTGCCCGAGTACATGGTGCCGTCCTGCGTGATTCCGCTGGCGGAACTTCCGCTCACGGCCAATGGCAAGATCGACCGGCGCGCACTGGCTGCGCGCCCGCTGCCGGTGCGTGATGCCGATACCGGTCCGCTCACGCCCCTGGAGCGTCTCATCGCCGGCTGGTGGTCCGAGGCGCTGAACGTGAGCGGGATCGGTCGCTCGGATAGCTTTTTCGACCTGGGCGGACATTCCCTGCTGGCGATCCAGATGGTGGGGAAGGTCGGGGTACAGACCGGTATCGAGATTCCGGTGCACCTGGTGCTGGAGTCACCGATCCTGTCCGACTTCGCGCTGCGCCTGACCGAATGGATTGGCGGTGAGGCGGTCGTGCAGGAAGTGCTGGCACTGCTGGTGGCCGGCGAGCAGCAGAATGCGGTCGCAGAACCGGCCTGA